From Anaerococcus urinomassiliensis:
AGAGACAAATACAGTATCAAATTCCAAACCCTTGGCATTGTGGATGGTCATAAAGTTAATTGCATCGTAGTCTGGTGTACTATCATCAAATTCTTTTATAGAATTTTTTTTGAAAAAATAATACAGGTAGCCGTGGATGAATTCTAGGCCAGAAGAATTTTTGAATATATCTTCATAATCGGCAACTATTTTAGTAAATTTGCCTATGTTTTTCATAGCCCTATCGCTATTGATTTCTCCTAGTTCTTTGTCCAAAATATCCTCAAAGATCGGCAAAGAAAAGGACTTATATACTATCTCACTTATAGAAGTTGGGTTATTATTTCTAAAATACCTTATAAATTCGTCCATTTCTACTGACTTAAAAGACTGATCGTCAAATAATTTTGCCAAGTAGGACCTAAAAAAATACTTTTGCTTTTCTTCATAGGACAGGTAGTCATTATAGGATAAATTGGACGGATATGATGAATATATGCTAGCAAGTATATAAACTAGGATTTTGATTTCTCTCCTATAGAAAAATTTGCTAGAAGACCAGTTTATAACCTTAATCCCCGCATCCTTAAAAAATGCTTCCAACTGCTTTGGGTAGTCAGAATTTAGGGTTGGGAACAAGAAAGCAATTTGCCCAAAATTTATCTTCTCATTTAAAATTTTTATTATCTTAAGCAAATTTTCTTTATTATTGGCCCTTGCCCTTACAAGTGAGTTGGGATTCTTATCTTGGTCTATGGATTTTAGTTTCTTTGACTTATTTGATCCAAAATAATTATTTAGCCACTTTTGACTAGTATCTATGATAGTTTGGTTTGACCTATAGTTTATATCTAGTTTGTAGATGCTTGCAGATTTTCCAAGCTTATCCTTGCAAACCTGGTCAAATTCTAATAGATTCTTGGGATCTGCTCCCCTAAAGCTATAAAGCGACTGGTCATCATCACCAAAAACAATAATATTCTTATCCTTTAATAGCTTAAAGGCGATTTCTTGTTGGATAAGATTTGTATCTTGATATTCATCAATTATTACAAAATCTATGGAATTTCTAATCTCATCTCCCATGACCTCATCTGATAACAAGTCGTAGAACTTTTTTAAAATCATCTGAAAATTCATTAATTTCATTGACTTTAGTAGGTTTAAATGGGTCATATAGATTTCAAAAGAAAGCCTATCTATCGGATCTTTTGAAGTCTTTAATAGATCAAGGTCTATTAGATTGTTGGTAATGGATTCAAAAATTTCCTGAATCTTATAAACTTCTCCATATTTGATATACTCTTCAAAATCATCAATTTCCTTAAAAATATGAAGGTTTTTTTCTAGTATATAACCTTCCAAATCCTGGTCTATAACCATTGATGGAAAAAAATCATCATCAAGTTTCTTATATTTCTCTATAAAAATATTGGCTAGGGAGTGGAAGTTGCCTATTTTTAGGTCATCAAGGTCAGTTTTTATCCCCTCTTTTTTGAACTCACTAAGAATCCTTACATTAAGTTCAGCTGCAGCTTTTTTTGTAAAAGTTGTAATCAATATTCTATTTGGTGCAAGGTCGTGGTTTTTGACAAGGTCTGTGACTTTTTTTACTATAGTAAAGGTCTTACCTGTACCAGGTCCAGCTATGACTGCTGCAGGATAATTGCTATCACAGATTACTTTTTTCTGACTATCATTTAGCATAATAACAGCTCATAGGCGACTCTTGGCATTGGAGTTCCATTATCATTGACATATATTATGCCAAGGTAAGAAAATCCCATCTTTTCTATGAGTCCTTTCATCCTGAAATTTTCCTCATGGGTGTCAATTTCTATTGCATCCCTATTTTCATCTCTTGCAAAATCGATTATTTCGCTAAAAAATTTGCTAGCAATCCCCTGCTTAGTAAAATCACTATCAAGGCAAAAGGTATGAACTGTTATAGAATTTTCCCCTTTCATCATATTTCTTACACTAGCGTAAGTAGGTTCATAGTCTTCTGATAGATATGCATAAGCTATTATTTGCTCATCTTTTTCGTAGACATAAGCTCTATTTCGTGATATTTGGCGAGCCAAAAGTCCTCTATCAGGGCTACCTTTTTGCCATTGGTCCACGCCATCATTTCTTAGTGAATTTTTTGCTTTTTCTATTATTTGGTATATTTTATCTAAATCGTTAAATGTCGCTATCCTCATAAAAATATTATACCATTATGAAATCACTACTTTTCTTCAAAAAAGGGTATGAATCATGTATAATGGTAATTAAGTAAAGAATTATTTTAAAAGAGGTAAAAATGTACGATTATTTGATTATTGGAAACGGTATTGCAGGCTTATCTGCAACAGAAGAGATTAGAAAAAAGGATTCTGACGCTAGTATTCTAATAGTATCAGCAGAAAAACCAAGCACATACTGGAGAACTAGACTATCTGATTTGATTTCAAAAGAATTCAATGAAGATGACATATATGTAAAGAAACAACCTTGGTACAGCGAAAGACATATTAAAGAAAAACTTGAAACAGCTGTAGAAAAACTTGATCTTGACAATAACATCGCTCACCTATCAACAGGTGATAAGATAGAATACGGCAAAGTTCTACTTGCAACAGGAGCAAGACCATTTGTCCCACCAATCAAAAATGTTGAAAGCCAAGGAGTCTTTGCCATAAGAACTATAGATGACTTGATGAACTTCAAAGCATATGTAGAAGACAAAGATGAAGTTCTTGTAATAGGTGGTGGAATCTTAGGACTTGAAGCAGCTTACTCTGCCCTCCTACTAGGCAAAAAAGTAACAGTTATAGAAAGCTTTGACTACCTATTATCTCGTCAACTAGATAAAGAATTGTCAGAAAAATTAGAAGAAAACCTAAATGAAATGGGAATCAAAACCTATACAGGCAAATTCACAGAAGAAATTCTAGTTGAAGATGGCAAGGTTAGAGGAGTTAAACTCTCTGATGGCGAGGAAATCCCAGCAGATGC
This genomic window contains:
- a CDS encoding GNAT family N-acetyltransferase — translated: MRIATFNDLDKIYQIIEKAKNSLRNDGVDQWQKGSPDRGLLARQISRNRAYVYEKDEQIIAYAYLSEDYEPTYASVRNMMKGENSITVHTFCLDSDFTKQGIASKFFSEIIDFARDENRDAIEIDTHEENFRMKGLIEKMGFSYLGIIYVNDNGTPMPRVAYELLLC
- a CDS encoding NAD(P)/FAD-dependent oxidoreductase — translated: MYDYLIIGNGIAGLSATEEIRKKDSDASILIVSAEKPSTYWRTRLSDLISKEFNEDDIYVKKQPWYSERHIKEKLETAVEKLDLDNNIAHLSTGDKIEYGKVLLATGARPFVPPIKNVESQGVFAIRTIDDLMNFKAYVEDKDEVLVIGGGILGLEAAYSALLLGKKVTVIESFDYLLSRQLDKELSEKLEENLNEMGIKTYTGKFTEEILVEDGKVRGVKLSDGEEIPADAIMIQAGVRSNIDLAKASGLEVDRGIVVDDNLQSKKENVFAAGDCAQIGDFTIGLWTSSQEMGRIAGHNMTGSDEHYQKPKPFSTLMIGDTKIFSAGMSSGEGIEEIKAEKDGNIYKLFKKENQYVGGILWGDIKYQNDVKDVVFFGKELEETKLDEVFK
- a CDS encoding ATP-dependent DNA helicase; translated protein: MLNDSQKKVICDSNYPAAVIAGPGTGKTFTIVKKVTDLVKNHDLAPNRILITTFTKKAAAELNVRILSEFKKEGIKTDLDDLKIGNFHSLANIFIEKYKKLDDDFFPSMVIDQDLEGYILEKNLHIFKEIDDFEEYIKYGEVYKIQEIFESITNNLIDLDLLKTSKDPIDRLSFEIYMTHLNLLKSMKLMNFQMILKKFYDLLSDEVMGDEIRNSIDFVIIDEYQDTNLIQQEIAFKLLKDKNIIVFGDDDQSLYSFRGADPKNLLEFDQVCKDKLGKSASIYKLDINYRSNQTIIDTSQKWLNNYFGSNKSKKLKSIDQDKNPNSLVRARANNKENLLKIIKILNEKINFGQIAFLFPTLNSDYPKQLEAFFKDAGIKVINWSSSKFFYRREIKILVYILASIYSSYPSNLSYNDYLSYEEKQKYFFRSYLAKLFDDQSFKSVEMDEFIRYFRNNNPTSISEIVYKSFSLPIFEDILDKELGEINSDRAMKNIGKFTKIVADYEDIFKNSSGLEFIHGYLYYFFKKNSIKEFDDSTPDYDAINFMTIHNAKGLEFDTVFVSGLNDYPRVNKKKLLEKYDYARADKDSAEKDFYRKYYTAFTRAKNLLVILDNSRDQRLVDFAKTCDNASELSTIDFQKINVEIPKPILSFTTDIEVYESCPLKYKFIRKLNYKLPKSQSLILGTNIHALAEYIGLHKDINEHKLNEILATNKAYTEAIDNFRKKNFDLSLSEVNYKADRDFYILQGNIDLILADGSIMDLKTGSYDEETLEKYKKQLITYKYLCEFNDHYPNKLYLYFIEKDQVIEVKQTDFSIDKIDQIAKNIVQEKIYKKTNKRVECKYCPMKYYCHRY